A single window of Sphingobacteriales bacterium DNA harbors:
- a CDS encoding CDC27 family protein → MMNKHELKKYLEEQLSNEEKNKLEQTYSDNPFLDEALDGLTEWKENKTISFDKLQQELDDKIDKVRNEQTTVVTKKKSIFRMPIFRVIAVAAAIIGVLFFSVNFLFEKRKHSEKIYASYFKVLTHPDGVVRSNEASNDNNYTSQAIQYYEQENYKKAIEYYNKALEQNPNNEKNILFLGVSYLANFQPEKAIEVLKDATTTENKYLDDRNWYLAMAYLKIKDLDNARVYFKKLSNTKSY, encoded by the coding sequence ATGATGAATAAACATGAATTAAAAAAATACTTAGAAGAACAACTAAGTAATGAAGAAAAAAATAAACTAGAACAAACCTATTCTGATAATCCTTTTCTAGATGAAGCCTTAGATGGACTAACAGAATGGAAAGAAAACAAAACTATTTCTTTTGACAAACTACAACAAGAATTGGATGATAAAATAGATAAGGTTCGCAATGAACAAACAACTGTAGTTACTAAGAAAAAATCTATATTTAGAATGCCAATTTTTAGAGTAATTGCAGTAGCTGCTGCCATTATTGGCGTTTTGTTTTTCTCTGTAAATTTTTTGTTTGAAAAACGAAAGCATTCAGAAAAAATCTATGCAAGTTATTTCAAAGTACTTACACATCCAGATGGTGTTGTCCGAAGTAATGAAGCAAGTAATGATAACAATTACACATCGCAGGCAATACAATATTATGAACAGGAAAATTATAAGAAAGCAATTGAATATTACAACAAAGCATTGGAACAAAATCCAAATAATGAGAAAAATATATTGTTTTTAGGCGTGTCGTATTTGGCAAATTTTCAACCAGAAAAAGCTATTGAAGTATTGAAAGACGCAACAACAACTGAAAATAAATACCTTGATGATAGAAATTGGTATTTGGCAATGGCGTATCTAAAAATAAAAGATTTAGACAATGCTAGAGTTTATTTTAAAAAATTATCTAATACAAAATCATATTAA
- a CDS encoding sigma-70 family RNA polymerase sigma factor, which translates to MEHLNDKELIVLFFEDQNKEAIAVLYKRYATLVFGLCFKYLKDEDQAKDAVTDIFIRVMEKLDDSVERFDRWLYIVSKNEIFNLLRKKNVKIEEINQNSEVRFMENEQYERHYIEDINKEQLLHALNSLNDSQKICIDQFYLQKKSYQEIVLHTGYDIKKVKSCIQNGKRNLKLFFNQKNDSHDE; encoded by the coding sequence ATGGAACATCTAAATGACAAAGAATTAATTGTGCTGTTTTTTGAAGATCAAAATAAAGAAGCAATTGCTGTCTTGTACAAGCGCTATGCTACTTTGGTTTTTGGCTTATGTTTTAAATATCTAAAAGACGAAGATCAGGCTAAAGATGCAGTAACTGATATTTTTATTAGAGTGATGGAAAAGCTGGATGATAGTGTAGAACGATTTGATAGATGGCTTTACATTGTGTCTAAAAATGAGATTTTTAACCTTTTGCGTAAAAAAAATGTTAAAATTGAAGAAATTAACCAAAATTCTGAGGTTAGATTTATGGAAAATGAGCAGTATGAACGTCATTATATAGAAGATATAAATAAAGAACAATTATTACATGCACTGAATAGCTTAAACGACTCACAAAAAATCTGTATTGATCAATTCTATCTGCAAAAGAAAAGCTATCAGGAAATTGTACTGCACACTGGCTACGATATCAAAAAAGTAAAAAGCTGTATTCAGAACGGAAAAAGAAATCTGAAACTATTTTTTAATCAAAAAAATGATAGCCATGATGAATAA
- a CDS encoding DUF1801 domain-containing protein — MQEDIKKYLQELPEDRQKVMQQLRETILQNIPKGFEETFIYKSIGYVVPKTLYPNGYHCDNKLPLPFINIASQKNFIAIYHMGIYADPKLYGWFLEEYPKHCKSKLDMGKSCIRFKKVNEIPFQLIAELVSKMTWEDWVKLYEQSFRNK, encoded by the coding sequence ATGCAAGAAGATATTAAAAAATATTTACAGGAGTTACCTGAAGATAGACAAAAGGTAATGCAACAACTAAGAGAAACAATATTGCAAAATATTCCAAAAGGTTTTGAGGAAACATTCATTTATAAAAGCATTGGATATGTAGTGCCTAAAACATTATATCCAAATGGCTATCATTGCGATAATAAATTACCATTGCCTTTTATAAATATTGCATCACAGAAAAATTTTATTGCAATCTATCACATGGGTATTTATGCAGATCCAAAATTGTATGGTTGGTTTTTAGAAGAATATCCTAAGCATTGCAAATCAAAATTAGACATGGGCAAAAGTTGTATTCGATTCAAAAAAGTTAATGAAATTCCATTTCAGTTGATAGCAGAATTAGTTTCAAAAATGACTTGGGAAGATTGGGTAAAATTGTATGAACAAAGTTTTAGAAATAAGTAA
- a CDS encoding YeeE/YedE family protein, with the protein MKYIKFLLLGVFFGIVLAKAQVISWFRIYEMFRFESFHMYGIIGSAVILGVIIVQIIKRSHLKSIDGNEIKIDPKPKTYKASIFGGIIFGLGWALVGACPGPIYILIGGGYWSFIIVLMAALFGTFLYGLVKDKLPH; encoded by the coding sequence ATGAAATATATAAAATTTTTGCTTTTAGGAGTCTTCTTTGGTATTGTATTAGCCAAGGCACAAGTTATATCATGGTTTCGCATTTATGAAATGTTCCGTTTTGAGTCTTTTCATATGTATGGAATCATTGGAAGTGCAGTTATATTAGGTGTTATCATTGTTCAGATTATAAAAAGAAGTCATCTAAAATCAATAGATGGTAATGAAATAAAGATAGATCCAAAACCAAAAACTTATAAGGCAAGTATATTTGGCGGAATTATTTTTGGATTAGGTTGGGCATTGGTTGGTGCTTGTCCTGGACCAATTTATATATTAATTGGTGGTGGCTATTGGTCATTTATTATTGTACTAATGGCAGCTCTTTTTGGTACATTTTTGTATGGCTTAGTTAAAGATAAATTGCCACATTAG
- a CDS encoding YeeE/YedE family protein, whose protein sequence is MDKIIQMPFAWYIAGPLIAINLFLLLYFEKRFGISTSMKTTCSMLGAGKFSSFFNYNWKQEQWLLVYVLGTIIGGFIAFQFLHAGDAVIVSDKTAEALQALNITANQSFAPNEIFGNAETFKLKNLCILIGGGLLIGFGTRWANGCTSGHAISGLSDLQLPSLVAVIGFFIGGLIMTFLIIPIIF, encoded by the coding sequence ATGGATAAAATAATTCAAATGCCATTTGCGTGGTATATTGCTGGACCATTAATTGCCATCAACTTATTTTTGTTACTATACTTTGAAAAAAGATTTGGAATTTCTACAAGCATGAAAACAACATGTAGCATGTTGGGTGCTGGTAAATTCAGCTCATTTTTTAATTATAATTGGAAACAAGAACAATGGCTATTAGTTTACGTATTAGGTACAATTATTGGTGGTTTTATTGCATTTCAGTTTCTACACGCAGGCGATGCAGTAATTGTATCTGATAAAACAGCAGAAGCATTGCAAGCATTAAACATTACAGCCAATCAATCTTTTGCACCAAACGAAATATTCGGGAATGCTGAAACATTCAAATTAAAAAACTTATGTATTTTAATTGGTGGTGGTTTGCTTATTGGTTTTGGCACACGTTGGGCAAATGGTTGCACATCTGGCCATGCCATATCAGGCTTATCAGATTTGCAATTGCCATCTCTAGTTGCTGTTATTGGTTTTTTCATTGGTGGATTAATCATGACATTTTTAATTATTCCAATAATATTTTAA
- a CDS encoding DUF2892 domain-containing protein: MKKNMGSLDKMIRVIIATVILVLYFTKIITGTLAIVLLVLAIVFAVTSFINFCPLYTVLGINTNKKES; this comes from the coding sequence ATGAAAAAAAATATGGGTTCTTTAGACAAGATGATTCGCGTAATTATTGCAACAGTAATTTTAGTTTTATATTTTACAAAAATTATTACAGGTACATTAGCAATTGTACTTTTGGTATTAGCAATAGTATTTGCAGTTACAAGTTTTATAAATTTTTGTCCACTGTACACAGTTCTTGGCATCAATACGAATAAAAAAGAAAGCTAA
- a CDS encoding OsmC family protein, with translation MEPHYYQVKIQWKEGRLGVLSSAEINLEKNILEDGISVATPPPFAGGMPQVFSPEHLYTAAVASCLMTTFLAIAENSKINFISFDCEAKGKLEQVEGKFLMTEVILNPVVQIEDEALLDKTKRILDKAEKACLISNSINSTITFNPIVKV, from the coding sequence ATGGAACCACATTATTATCAAGTAAAAATACAATGGAAGGAAGGAAGGCTAGGTGTACTTTCTTCAGCTGAAATTAATCTAGAAAAAAATATTTTAGAAGATGGAATTAGCGTTGCAACGCCACCACCATTTGCTGGCGGAATGCCACAAGTTTTTAGTCCAGAACATTTGTACACGGCTGCTGTTGCATCATGCTTAATGACAACATTCCTAGCTATTGCAGAAAACTCAAAAATAAATTTTATATCTTTTGATTGCGAAGCTAAAGGAAAATTAGAGCAAGTAGAAGGAAAATTTTTAATGACAGAAGTTATCTTAAATCCAGTTGTACAAATTGAAGACGAAGCACTTCTAGATAAAACAAAACGAATTTTAGATAAAGCTGAAAAAGCATGTTTAATTTCTAATTCAATAAATAGTACAATAACATTTAATCCTATTGTAAAAGTATAA
- a CDS encoding rhodanese-like domain-containing protein, with the protein MGILSKIFGKAEEQNFKEMLQNGAVIIDVRTPQEFSNGHIKGSKNIPLNILPNKIDEVKKYNQIIVCCQSGMRSSSAASILKKNGIQNVVNAGGWNSLKNKI; encoded by the coding sequence ATGGGAATTTTATCTAAAATATTCGGAAAAGCAGAAGAACAAAATTTTAAAGAAATGTTGCAAAATGGTGCTGTTATTATTGACGTACGTACACCACAAGAATTTTCAAACGGACATATCAAAGGTTCTAAAAACATACCATTAAATATCTTGCCAAATAAAATTGATGAGGTAAAAAAATACAATCAAATAATTGTTTGTTGCCAATCGGGCATGCGAAGCTCAAGCGCAGCATCTATTCTAAAAAAGAATGGAATACAAAATGTAGTGAATGCTGGCGGTTGGAATTCATTAAAAAATAAAATATAA
- a CDS encoding methyltransferase domain-containing protein, giving the protein MDLDKNFWDKQWQSKQTAWDIGYASTPIVNYFKTLPNKNYNILIVGCGNAYEAEYLLSNGFGNITIIDIAPTVVSQLLLKFEKYVGKELSIIAGDFFMHSGKYDIIIEQTFFCALKPNLRTAYKDKMYELLNKDGIIAGLLFNREFEQNPPFGGSKSEYELLFQEKFLIQKMEECTQSIPQRAGTELWIELIKK; this is encoded by the coding sequence ATGGATTTAGACAAAAACTTTTGGGACAAACAATGGCAAAGCAAACAAACAGCTTGGGATATTGGCTATGCTTCTACACCAATTGTAAATTATTTTAAAACATTACCAAACAAGAATTACAATATTCTAATTGTTGGATGTGGCAATGCATATGAAGCTGAATATCTTTTATCAAATGGATTTGGCAATATTACAATTATAGATATAGCACCAACTGTAGTAAGTCAATTATTACTAAAATTTGAAAAATATGTTGGTAAAGAACTAAGCATTATTGCTGGAGATTTTTTTATGCATTCAGGTAAGTATGATATAATTATTGAGCAGACATTTTTTTGTGCATTAAAACCAAATTTGCGCACAGCTTATAAGGATAAAATGTATGAGCTATTAAATAAAGATGGAATAATTGCAGGGTTACTATTTAATAGAGAATTTGAACAAAATCCACCATTTGGTGGCTCAAAATCTGAATATGAGTTATTGTTCCAAGAGAAATTTTTGATACAAAAAATGGAAGAATGTACACAATCAATACCACAGCGTGCTGGTACAGAATTATGGATAGAATTAATTAAAAAATAA
- a CDS encoding DUF3127 domain-containing protein, whose amino-acid sequence MEIKGKITQVMPLVTGEGKNGVWKKQEYVLEVPNGNYAPKKVCFSIWGDKIEQSNVKENGEVTISFDLESREYNGRWYTDVRAWKVQRQSSDSSSYSAPQNYQPDYSQEPVSQSSSTIDDDLPF is encoded by the coding sequence ATGGAAATTAAAGGAAAAATCACACAAGTAATGCCATTGGTAACAGGAGAAGGCAAAAATGGCGTATGGAAGAAACAAGAATATGTATTGGAAGTGCCAAATGGAAATTATGCACCCAAAAAAGTATGTTTTTCTATTTGGGGCGATAAGATTGAACAATCTAATGTTAAAGAAAACGGAGAAGTAACGATATCATTTGATTTAGAAAGTAGAGAATATAACGGAAGATGGTACACAGATGTAAGAGCTTGGAAAGTACAAAGACAATCTTCTGATTCATCTAGCTATTCAGCACCACAAAATTATCAACCAGATTATAGCCAAGAGCCAGTTTCACAAAGCTCAAGTACAATAGATGATGATTTGCCATTCTAG
- a CDS encoding FAD-binding protein: MIELSILQQFGSTLEGDFFTDKKMQILYATDASVYKEYPLAVAYPKNNDDIKKLIQFSNQHKVSLIPRAAGTSLGGQVVGKGIVVDISRYLNKIIDINETENWVIVQPGVIRDELNYYLKKHNLYFGPETSTANRATIGGMVGNNSCGTNSIVYGSTRNHVLEIKGFLSNGDEIHIHQLSPEELKQKTTLTTLEGDIYSFIQDQLSNKEVQKNIEEQYPSTNIHRRNTGYALDALLEQCPFAEHGRPFNLAELICGSEGTLLFITEIKVNLVPVPPPHKVVVAAHFKQLEESLKATVAAMKLSPSACELMDKIILDCTKSSIEYSKNRFFVKGDPAAILCVEFSSDDKEQALKHAKQFQLLLEKEDLGYHFPFLEGNDIQKLWSLRKAGLGLLANIPGDKKAVAVVEDTAVAIEDLPSYILEFEQMMKKYGQQSVYYAHAGAGELHLRPILDLKVKEDRQLFRTIGTESAKLVKKYNGSLSGEHGDGRVRGEFIPLMIGNENYELLRKLKYTFDPNNILNPNKIVDTPPMDTSLRYEENQVTKQFNTIFDFSNDEGILRAAEKCNGSGDCRKLPLSGGSMCPSYMATKNENDTTRARANILRDFLTQSTKENSFDHQEIYEVMDLCLSCKGCTSECPSNVDIPTLKAEFLYQYYKSNGIPLRTKAIANITKLNALGSKISGISNVFLANKFFSGQLKKQLNFAPQRSLPLLHKQTLEQYFKKIKDKQNVKLRKKKIYLFIDEFTNYNDTPIGIKTISLLNLLGYEIDYIAHKESGRTYLSKGLLDEAKALANFNVSVFKSWINSDTPLVGIEPSAILSFRDEYPRLVDKHLQQDAKKIAENCLTIEEFLYKEIQSGNINSDSFTKGSKQIKLHGHCHQKALSSVNYSAWIMSLPENYTVDVIPSGCCGMAGSFGYEAEHYDVSMQVGELVLFPAVRNTTDDTIIAAPGTSCRHQIKDGTNRVALHPVEILFDAVNKPKKDLGI; encoded by the coding sequence ATGATTGAACTAAGTATTTTACAACAATTTGGGTCTACGTTAGAAGGAGATTTTTTTACTGATAAAAAAATGCAGATTTTGTATGCCACAGATGCTTCTGTGTATAAAGAATACCCATTAGCAGTTGCGTATCCAAAGAATAATGATGACATTAAAAAATTAATTCAGTTTTCAAATCAGCATAAAGTATCACTTATACCACGAGCAGCAGGCACATCACTAGGTGGACAAGTTGTAGGCAAAGGTATTGTTGTAGATATTTCAAGGTATCTAAATAAAATAATTGATATAAATGAAACTGAAAACTGGGTTATTGTGCAACCTGGTGTAATTAGAGATGAATTAAATTATTATTTAAAAAAACACAACTTATATTTTGGTCCAGAGACATCAACTGCTAACAGAGCAACAATTGGTGGAATGGTAGGTAACAACTCATGTGGAACAAATTCTATCGTATATGGTTCTACAAGAAATCATGTATTAGAAATTAAAGGATTTTTGAGCAATGGAGATGAAATACACATACATCAACTATCTCCTGAAGAATTAAAACAGAAAACGACATTAACGACATTAGAAGGCGACATATATAGTTTCATCCAAGATCAACTAAGTAATAAAGAAGTTCAGAAAAATATAGAGGAACAATATCCAAGTACTAATATACATAGAAGAAATACAGGTTATGCATTAGATGCATTGTTAGAACAATGTCCATTTGCAGAACATGGCAGACCATTTAACTTGGCTGAATTAATTTGTGGATCTGAAGGTACCTTATTATTTATAACAGAAATAAAAGTAAATTTAGTTCCTGTACCACCACCACATAAAGTTGTTGTTGCTGCACATTTTAAGCAATTAGAAGAAAGTTTAAAAGCAACAGTTGCAGCTATGAAGCTATCTCCATCAGCTTGTGAGCTAATGGATAAGATTATATTAGATTGTACAAAATCTAGTATAGAATATAGCAAAAACAGATTTTTTGTAAAAGGAGATCCAGCTGCAATTTTATGTGTAGAATTTTCATCAGATGATAAAGAACAAGCATTAAAGCATGCAAAGCAATTTCAATTACTATTAGAAAAAGAAGATTTAGGCTACCACTTCCCTTTTCTTGAAGGCAATGATATACAAAAATTATGGAGTTTAAGAAAAGCAGGTTTAGGTTTATTAGCAAATATTCCAGGAGATAAAAAAGCAGTAGCAGTTGTTGAAGATACAGCAGTAGCTATAGAAGACTTGCCATCATATATCTTAGAATTTGAGCAAATGATGAAAAAGTATGGGCAACAATCTGTGTATTATGCACATGCTGGCGCTGGCGAATTGCACTTAAGGCCAATTTTAGATTTAAAAGTAAAAGAAGACAGGCAGCTATTCAGAACAATTGGGACTGAATCTGCTAAATTGGTAAAAAAATACAATGGTTCATTAAGTGGAGAACATGGTGATGGTAGAGTACGTGGCGAATTTATTCCATTAATGATTGGTAATGAGAACTATGAATTACTACGAAAACTAAAATATACCTTTGACCCAAATAATATCTTAAATCCAAATAAGATTGTAGATACACCACCAATGGATACTTCATTAAGATATGAAGAAAACCAAGTGACCAAACAATTTAATACTATCTTTGATTTTTCTAATGATGAAGGAATTTTAAGAGCAGCAGAAAAATGTAATGGTAGTGGAGATTGTAGAAAACTACCTTTGAGTGGTGGCTCAATGTGTCCATCTTATATGGCTACAAAGAATGAAAATGATACAACAAGAGCTAGAGCAAATATTCTTAGAGATTTCTTGACACAATCAACGAAAGAAAATAGCTTTGACCATCAAGAAATATATGAAGTAATGGACTTGTGTTTGTCTTGCAAAGGTTGCACATCAGAATGTCCATCAAATGTAGATATACCTACATTGAAAGCAGAATTCTTATATCAATATTATAAATCAAATGGCATACCATTAAGAACTAAAGCCATTGCAAACATTACAAAATTAAATGCATTAGGTTCAAAGATTTCTGGTATTAGCAATGTGTTTTTGGCTAATAAATTCTTTTCTGGTCAGCTAAAAAAACAATTAAATTTTGCGCCACAAAGAAGTTTGCCATTGTTGCACAAACAAACTTTAGAACAATATTTTAAAAAAATAAAGGATAAACAGAACGTAAAATTACGTAAGAAAAAGATATATTTATTTATTGATGAATTTACAAATTATAATGATACACCAATTGGAATAAAAACAATTTCTTTATTAAATTTATTAGGCTACGAAATAGATTATATTGCACATAAAGAAAGTGGCAGAACATACTTATCCAAAGGTTTATTAGATGAAGCAAAAGCATTAGCAAATTTTAATGTTTCTGTATTTAAAAGTTGGATAAATAGCGACACGCCACTTGTTGGCATTGAACCTTCTGCAATTCTATCTTTCAGAGATGAATATCCAAGATTGGTAGATAAACATCTGCAACAAGATGCAAAGAAAATTGCTGAAAATTGCTTAACCATTGAAGAGTTTTTATACAAAGAAATTCAATCAGGCAATATAAATAGTGATAGTTTTACAAAAGGAAGCAAACAAATAAAACTGCATGGACATTGCCATCAGAAAGCTTTATCGTCAGTAAATTATTCTGCATGGATAATGAGCTTACCAGAAAACTACACTGTAGATGTGATTCCTAGTGGTTGTTGTGGCATGGCTGGTAGCTTTGGCTACGAAGCAGAACACTATGATGTATCTATGCAAGTTGGTGAATTAGTTTTGTTTCCTGCTGTAAGAAATACGACAGATGATACTATAATTGCTGCGCCAGGCACAAGTTGTAGACATCAAATAAAAGATGGAACAAATAGAGTTGCGCTACATCCTGTTGAGATTTTGTTTGATGCCGTTAATAAACCAAAAAAAGATTTAGGCATCTAA
- a CDS encoding COX15/CtaA family protein: MKNREKIIGYWLMIGVFMLMVQIFLGGVTRLTGSGLSITEWNAIMGFIPPMNDTEWNTAFEQYKQIDQFKLVNSTFTLSEFKQIFFWEFTHRFWARFMALCAFIPMIYFIIRKILLPKDIGKLVLVILLGGLEGLMGWIMVASGLEKNKVLVNPVKLMGHLLIASLIVGLTYRFALGYIYPSIKQFSNKTKSILSLFIIIIFIQIGFGALVAGSKAAYNCTTFPLMNGSFIPENIGFHQPYVDFIHENNVTLQFIHRIFAYLIFSISIILFFKFSKLDYVKQFHTTRWVLLFAVFLQLFLGIMTLFFTKERIPIFWAEAHQLGAFFILLSSISMYFFATKRT; the protein is encoded by the coding sequence ATGAAAAATAGAGAAAAAATAATAGGCTATTGGTTGATGATTGGCGTGTTTATGCTAATGGTCCAAATATTTTTAGGTGGCGTTACACGACTTACAGGTTCTGGTCTTTCCATCACAGAATGGAATGCAATCATGGGTTTTATTCCACCTATGAATGATACAGAATGGAACACAGCATTTGAACAATACAAACAAATAGACCAATTCAAATTGGTCAATTCTACATTTACATTGTCAGAGTTTAAGCAAATATTTTTTTGGGAATTTACACATCGTTTTTGGGCAAGATTTATGGCATTGTGTGCATTTATTCCAATGATATATTTTATTATAAGAAAAATATTATTACCAAAAGATATAGGCAAATTAGTTTTAGTAATATTACTAGGTGGACTAGAAGGTTTAATGGGTTGGATAATGGTAGCAAGTGGATTAGAAAAAAATAAAGTTCTAGTAAATCCAGTAAAGTTGATGGGTCACCTACTCATAGCATCATTGATAGTAGGACTAACATATAGATTTGCATTAGGATATATTTATCCATCTATCAAACAATTTTCAAATAAAACAAAAAGTATATTGTCATTATTTATTATAATAATATTTATTCAAATTGGGTTTGGTGCACTTGTAGCTGGTTCAAAAGCTGCGTATAATTGCACAACATTTCCATTGATGAATGGTAGTTTTATTCCAGAAAATATAGGATTTCATCAGCCATATGTAGATTTTATTCACGAAAATAATGTAACACTACAATTCATTCATCGAATATTTGCGTACTTAATTTTTTCAATAAGTATCATTTTGTTTTTTAAATTCTCAAAACTTGATTACGTCAAGCAATTTCATACAACAAGATGGGTACTTTTGTTTGCTGTTTTCTTACAGTTATTTTTAGGTATAATGACATTGTTTTTTACAAAAGAAAGAATACCAATTTTTTGGGCAGAAGCACATCAATTAGGTGCATTCTTTATATTATTGAGTAGTATTTCAATGTATTTTTTCGCAACTAAAAGAACTTAA
- a CDS encoding NAD-dependent epimerase/dehydratase family protein, whose product MVLVTGASGFVGGELVHQLVANGEQVRIIVRKNSNINYLKNIISKIDVVEADILDIMSLEEAFVGVEKIYHSAAIIAYNKKQYDAMYKTNIEGTSNVVNAALSCGVKKILYISSIAAFAAKPNTIVDEETKWEENEWNTAYGVTKQMAERQIFRGIEEGLEATIINPGIIIGVGHDEQKSIMQLFKRIAKGKMPFYVPGRNGMIDVKDVVNISILLMNGAYNKERFIAINENIYFKDYFQMIAKAVNKPAPKYKLPKIIATIGYTMDAILSFINPNRKRAYTKENAKVAMQDFFYNNQKLKQTLNYQFIPFENTIQEIVKKLPHEK is encoded by the coding sequence ATGGTTTTAGTTACTGGAGCATCAGGTTTTGTAGGCGGAGAGTTGGTACATCAATTAGTAGCAAATGGAGAACAAGTTAGAATTATAGTAAGGAAAAATTCTAATATAAATTATCTAAAAAATATCATATCTAAAATCGATGTTGTAGAAGCAGATATTCTAGATATTATGAGCTTAGAAGAAGCTTTTGTAGGTGTAGAAAAAATATACCATAGTGCGGCTATTATAGCATACAATAAAAAACAATACGATGCTATGTACAAAACAAATATTGAAGGCACAAGCAATGTTGTAAATGCAGCACTCAGTTGTGGCGTAAAAAAAATATTGTACATCAGTTCTATTGCAGCATTTGCAGCAAAGCCAAATACAATTGTTGATGAGGAAACTAAATGGGAAGAAAACGAATGGAATACAGCGTATGGTGTTACCAAACAAATGGCAGAAAGACAAATTTTTAGAGGAATAGAAGAAGGACTTGAAGCAACAATAATTAATCCAGGAATCATTATTGGCGTTGGCCATGATGAGCAAAAAAGTATAATGCAATTATTTAAAAGAATTGCAAAAGGGAAAATGCCATTTTATGTTCCTGGAAGAAATGGAATGATAGATGTAAAAGATGTTGTGAATATATCAATTTTGTTGATGAATGGTGCGTACAACAAAGAAAGGTTTATTGCAATAAATGAGAATATATATTTCAAAGATTATTTTCAGATGATAGCAAAAGCTGTAAATAAACCAGCACCAAAATACAAACTACCTAAAATAATAGCTACTATTGGATATACTATGGATGCAATTTTAAGCTTTATAAATCCAAATAGAAAAAGAGCGTACACTAAAGAAAATGCTAAAGTTGCTATGCAAGATTTTTTCTATAACAACCAAAAATTAAAACAGACATTAAACTATCAATTTATTCCTTTCGAAAATACAATTCAAGAAATTGTAAAAAAATTACCACATGAAAAATAG